GGGCGCGAATGCCGTTTATGTTCCAGGTGACGATTTTCATGGGCGGCCTCAGGGATGTTCGGGCGAAAGACGTTCGACAAGCCCGATCGTATTGCCTGCCGGGTCCTTTAGAAAGGCCATCCACTCGCTTTCCCCCGCCGTTCCGAACGTGCCTTCGGTGTCGTTGTGGACGAGCGCCGGCGGTGCGGTGAAGGGAACGCCGGACGCTTTCGCCTCGGCGTGGAAGGCTTCGAGCCCGGCTATATCGAGATAGACGGTGCCGGCCGGAACGCCATCGGTGAACAGCAACCTGATATCACCGGCCATGATGAAGGCGATGCCCGGCGGATCGTAGCGGGCGTGAACGTTGAGGCCGAGCACATCGCGCCAGAAGGCCAGCGTCACGTCGAGATCGCGCCCGGCCGACAGTGCGACCTGACGGACCGGGCCGACGCCGGACATCTGCCTAGATGGAGAAACTGGTGCCGCAGCCGCAGGAGGCGACTGCATTGGGGTTGCGGATCTGGAACGATTGGCCCATCAGATCGTCGACGAAGTCGATCACCGAGCCGCCCATATAGACCAGCGACAAATCGTCGATCAGCACGGTGGCGCCGTCCTTTTCGATGGCGACGTCGTCGTCGTTGCGCGTATCGACCAGGTCGAACTTGTAGGAAAAGCCGGAGCAGCCGCCGCCTTCGACGGAGACGCGCAGCGCCGTCTTGCCGGCCTCGCCAGAGACGATTTTCGCGATCCGCCTGGCGGCGGACTCGGTCATCTCGACTTTCATGGCAGTCTTGGCATCAGCGCCCATGGGCGTCACCTTGCTTTCGGTTTCACATGATAGGTATGAAGCGGGAAGGGGCAAGTCAACTGCGGCGGCATCAGCCATGACAAATGAGCTTGGCGACATTGGGTTCGGCTATCGGCCGCGCGCGGCCTATGCCAGCGACCCAGCCAGGTCGCGCGGGCGGCTCTATGACGAGGTCGAGAGCCCGACTCGCACGCCATTCCAGCGCGACCGCGACCGTATCATTCATTCGACTGCCTTCCGCCGCCTGAAGCACAAGACGCAGGTGTTCGTCGCCCATGAAGGCGACCACTATCGCACCCGGCTGACGCATTCGATCGAGGTGGCGCAGATTGCGCGGGCTCTGGCGCGAGCGCTGCGCGGCGACGAGGATCTGGCCGAGGCGGTCGCCTTGGTGCACGATTTCGGTCACACGCCGTTCGGCCATACCGGCGAGGACGCGCTGAACGAGCGGATGGCCCAATGGGGCGGCTTCGACCACAATGCGCAGTCGCTGCGCGTGGTGACGCGGCTGGAGCGGCGCTATGCCGAGTTCGACGGGCTAAACCTGACCTGGGAAACGCTGGAAGGGCTGGTCAAGCACAATGGGCCGCTGACAGATGCCAAGGGAAAAGGGCTCAAAGGCCCGGTGCCGCAGGCGATCCGCGACTATTCCGAGCTGCACGACCTCGAACTCGACCATTTCGCCGGCATCGAGGCGCAATGTGCTGCGATCGCCGACGATATCGCCTACAACACCCATGACATCGACGACGGCCTGCGCTCCGGCTTCCTGACCTTGGACATGCTGGAAACGGTGGCGCTGCCGGGATCGATCCTGGCAAGCGTGCGCGCGCGCTATCCGGGCCTGGACGATGTGCGCACCGGCCATGAGCTGATGCGCCGGCAGATCACGATGATGGTCGAGGATGTCATTGTTTCCACCACCGCCAATCTTGAGCGCATCAAGCCTGACAGCGCCGAAGCGGTGCGGGCGGCGGGCGAAACGATGGTGACCTTTTCCGCTGACGTGGCGGCGACCGAGAAGGAATTGAAGACCTTTCTCTACAAGCATCTCTACCGGCATGACGAGGTGATGCGCGTGCGCACTCAGGCCGAGCAGATCGTGCGCGACCTGTTCGATGTCTATTACGCCGATCCGCGCGCCATGCCGGACGGCTGGCGGGAGGGGCTCGACCGGGCGGAGGACCGCATCAAGGCGCGCAGCGTCGCCGATTTCCTCGCGGGGATGACGGATACCTACGCCTTGAAGGAACACCGCCGTCTGTTTGACCATACGCCCGATTTAAGCTAGGGCGGGCGCGATTTGCCGGCCAATGAGCCGGTTCCCCTGCACAGTCCGCCAGAGCAAGACCCATGAACATCTTCGCCGATTTCAGCGCGCGAATCACAAAAGCCGTCGAAGCGCTGGATTTGAAAGACAGTAATGGCGTTTCGCTCGACCTGTCGCGCATCGCCGTCGAGCCGCCGCGCGACGCCAGCCATGGCGATCTCGCCACCAATGCGGCGATGGTACTGGCCAAGCCGACAGGGCACAACCCGCGGGCGCTGGCCGAGCGGCTGGTGGAAGTGCTGCGCAGCGACGCCGATGTTGCCGAAGCCGCCGTCGCCGGTCCCGGCTTCGTCAATCTCCGGCTCAAGGACGCTTTCTGGCAGGCACATCTGACTGCGCTGCTCGGCGAGGGGCAAAACTACGGCCGCTCGACCATTGGTGGCGGCAAGAAGACCAATGTCGAATATGTCTCGGCCAATCCGACCGGGCCGATGCATGTCGGCCATTGCCGGGGCGCGGTTGTCGGCGACACGCTCGCCAATCTGATGGCCTTCGCCGGCTATGACGTCACCAAGGAATACATCATCAACGACGCCGGCGCGCAGATCGACGTGCTCGGGCGTTCGGCCTTCCTGCGCTACCGCGAAGCGCTGGGCGACGACATTGGCGAGATACCGGCCGGCCTCTATCCCGGCGATTACCTTGTGCCGGTCGGTCAGGCGCTGGCTGCCGAATTTGGCCGCAAGCTCTTGCAGATGCCCGACGATGAGTCGCTGGCAATCGTCAAGGACCGCACGATCGACGCCATGATGGTGATGATCCGCGAGGATCTGGCGTTGCTCAATGTGCATCACGACGTTTTCTTCTCCGAGCGCACGCTGCATGCCGACAATGCCAAAAAAATCCGCTCGGCGATCAACGATCTGACGCTGAAAGGCCATATCTACAAGGGCAAGCTACCGCCGCCCAAGGGCGAGAAGCCGGACGACTGGGAAGACCGCGAGCAGACGCTGTTTCGCTCGACGGCGGTCGGCGACGACATGGACCGGGCGCTGGTCAAGTCCGACGGCTCGTTCACCTATTTCGCCGCCGACGTCGCCTATCTCAAGGACAAGGTCGACCGCGGTTTCGTCGGCCTGATCTATGTGCTGGGCGCCGACCATGGCGGCTACGTCAAGCGGCTGGAAGCGCTGGCGCGGGCGATTGCAGGCGATGATCTGAAGCTGCAACTCACGGTGCTGCTGTGCAATCTGGTGAAGCTGTTTCGCGATGGCGAACC
This region of Mesorhizobium sp. C432A genomic DNA includes:
- a CDS encoding deoxyguanosinetriphosphate triphosphohydrolase — translated: MTNELGDIGFGYRPRAAYASDPARSRGRLYDEVESPTRTPFQRDRDRIIHSTAFRRLKHKTQVFVAHEGDHYRTRLTHSIEVAQIARALARALRGDEDLAEAVALVHDFGHTPFGHTGEDALNERMAQWGGFDHNAQSLRVVTRLERRYAEFDGLNLTWETLEGLVKHNGPLTDAKGKGLKGPVPQAIRDYSELHDLELDHFAGIEAQCAAIADDIAYNTHDIDDGLRSGFLTLDMLETVALPGSILASVRARYPGLDDVRTGHELMRRQITMMVEDVIVSTTANLERIKPDSAEAVRAAGETMVTFSADVAATEKELKTFLYKHLYRHDEVMRVRTQAEQIVRDLFDVYYADPRAMPDGWREGLDRAEDRIKARSVADFLAGMTDTYALKEHRRLFDHTPDLS
- the argS gene encoding arginine--tRNA ligase; protein product: MNIFADFSARITKAVEALDLKDSNGVSLDLSRIAVEPPRDASHGDLATNAAMVLAKPTGHNPRALAERLVEVLRSDADVAEAAVAGPGFVNLRLKDAFWQAHLTALLGEGQNYGRSTIGGGKKTNVEYVSANPTGPMHVGHCRGAVVGDTLANLMAFAGYDVTKEYIINDAGAQIDVLGRSAFLRYREALGDDIGEIPAGLYPGDYLVPVGQALAAEFGRKLLQMPDDESLAIVKDRTIDAMMVMIREDLALLNVHHDVFFSERTLHADNAKKIRSAINDLTLKGHIYKGKLPPPKGEKPDDWEDREQTLFRSTAVGDDMDRALVKSDGSFTYFAADVAYLKDKVDRGFVGLIYVLGADHGGYVKRLEALARAIAGDDLKLQLTVLLCNLVKLFRDGEPVRMSKRSGDFVTLREAVEEVGRDAIRFMMLYRKSDAPLDFDFAKVTEQSKDNPVFYVQYASARCHSVFRQASEQLGEANFDRNSLAAASASLTDEGEIGLIRKLAEYPRLIESAALALEPHRLAFYLYDLASTFHGHWNRGTENADLRFVKVNDRQLTHARLGLVQAVSDVLTSGLTLIGADAPTEMR
- the erpA gene encoding iron-sulfur cluster insertion protein ErpA, which produces MGADAKTAMKVEMTESAARRIAKIVSGEAGKTALRVSVEGGGCSGFSYKFDLVDTRNDDDVAIEKDGATVLIDDLSLVYMGGSVIDFVDDLMGQSFQIRNPNAVASCGCGTSFSI
- a CDS encoding VOC family protein, which gives rise to MSGVGPVRQVALSAGRDLDVTLAFWRDVLGLNVHARYDPPGIAFIMAGDIRLLFTDGVPAGTVYLDIAGLEAFHAEAKASGVPFTAPPALVHNDTEGTFGTAGESEWMAFLKDPAGNTIGLVERLSPEHP